The region GGGGATGCTCCATTAGATATTTGATTAGCTCAAATTCTTTCATCGTCAGGTCAATCGTGCGCCCATTCCGAATTGCTCGCCGAGTCGCTAAATCCAGCACTAGGTCAGCAAAGCGAAGTTTTTCTGAATTTTGGCTACCCGGTTGCAGATACAGTTTAACCAACTTCAAAAAGTCATCTGTGCGGTAGGGTTTTAAGAAATAGTCATCGGCTCCTGCTTCCAGGCACGCTACCCGATCTTCCACCGCATCCCGCGCCATCAACATCAGCACAGGAACTCGTGCCCCCAATGCTCTCAACTTAGTGCAAAACCAAAGCCCCGATTCACCCGACAACATTCGATCAACGACAACCAGTAGAGGCTCTAGCTCAGTTACCTGGCGCAACCCGCTCACTGCATCCTGAGCGATCACTGCCTCGTATCCAGACTCCTTTAAATCTGCACTGACGTTACCAGCCAGCAATTCATCTGTTTCGACGACCAGAATACAAGCACTATCGGAAAGAGCAGTAGACATAGGTAGAGAGAAAGATGGAATGAATCAAGAGTAGGTATTAATAACCAGGAATAGGTTTCCTCCCTGTTCTAGCA is a window of Leptolyngbyaceae cyanobacterium JSC-12 DNA encoding:
- a CDS encoding response regulator with CheY-like receiver domain and winged-helix DNA-binding domain (IMG reference gene:2510095509~PFAM: Response regulator receiver domain; Transcriptional regulatory protein, C terminal), which gives rise to MSTALSDSACILVVETDELLAGNVSADLKESGYEAVIAQDAVSGLRQVTELEPLLVVVDRMLSGESGLWFCTKLRALGARVPVLMLMARDAVEDRVACLEAGADDYFLKPYRTDDFLKLVKLYLQPGSQNSEKLRFADLVLDLATRRAIRNGRTIDLTMKEFELIKYLMEHPREVLTREQILENVWGYDFVGESNVIEVYIRYLRLKIEDEGEKRLIQTVRGVGYVLREA